Proteins from a single region of Desulfolutivibrio sulfoxidireducens:
- a CDS encoding sensor histidine kinase: protein MPDRVLLVDDEVEFAALLAERLAARGLSVVVAHDAEQALRVLRGRSDPLAPAAAEVDVAVLDVNLPGKSGLDILRELKAELPHVEAIMLTGAAEVGTAVAGMKLGAVDYLLKPVDVEVLVAAIRQATGRRAEKLAGLRMIETGKLAAVGGLAEGVAHEINNPVNIMFHEAGWMDDLLADADIPDKELVRELRGSIARIQTQGRRCRSITAKLLSLGGRIDPRPQRIRPDRLAAAALKAAKARAKGLSVRLTSDFARDIPELFVPPAHLEQVFSHLVDNALDAMEDRGGELRITGRREGDAVVFVVSDTGGGISPASLPHIFDPFFSTKEVGKGSGLGLPICRGIMTTLGGDVQVESQSGQGTSVTVTLPVEPYRSPVKEEKSVGGPARSM, encoded by the coding sequence ATGCCGGACCGGGTGCTTTTGGTTGACGACGAGGTCGAATTCGCGGCCCTGCTGGCCGAACGCCTGGCCGCCAGGGGCCTGTCCGTGGTGGTGGCCCACGACGCGGAGCAGGCCCTGCGCGTCCTGAGAGGCCGGTCGGACCCCTTGGCGCCGGCCGCCGCCGAGGTGGATGTGGCGGTTTTGGACGTCAATTTGCCTGGCAAAAGCGGATTGGACATTTTGCGCGAACTCAAGGCCGAGTTGCCGCACGTGGAGGCCATCATGCTCACCGGGGCGGCCGAGGTGGGCACGGCCGTGGCGGGCATGAAGCTTGGGGCCGTGGATTATCTGCTCAAGCCCGTTGACGTGGAGGTCCTGGTTGCGGCCATCCGCCAGGCTACGGGTCGGCGGGCCGAGAAACTGGCCGGGCTGCGCATGATCGAGACGGGCAAGCTGGCCGCCGTGGGCGGGTTGGCCGAGGGCGTGGCCCACGAGATCAACAATCCCGTGAACATCATGTTTCACGAGGCCGGGTGGATGGATGACCTGCTTGCCGACGCGGACATCCCGGACAAGGAACTCGTCCGGGAGCTTCGCGGGTCCATCGCCCGCATCCAGACCCAGGGGCGGCGCTGCCGGAGCATCACCGCCAAGCTTTTGAGCCTTGGCGGACGCATTGATCCCCGCCCCCAGAGGATTCGTCCGGACAGGCTGGCGGCGGCCGCCCTCAAGGCCGCAAAGGCCCGGGCCAAAGGGCTTTCGGTGCGGTTGACCTCGGATTTCGCCCGGGACATTCCGGAGCTGTTCGTGCCGCCGGCCCATCTGGAACAGGTTTTTTCCCACCTTGTGGACAACGCCCTGGACGCCATGGAGGACCGGGGTGGGGAGTTGCGGATCACCGGACGGCGCGAGGGGGACGCGGTGGTTTTCGTGGTGTCCGATACGGGGGGGGGCATTTCCCCGGCCAGTCTGCCCCACATCTTCGATCCCTTTTTCTCCACCAAGGAGGTGGGCAAGGGGTCTGGTCTGGGACTGCCCATCTGCCGGGGCATCATGACCACCCTGGGAGGGGATGTCCAGGTGGAGAGCCAGTCCGGCCAGGGAACCTCGGTGACGGTGACGCTTCCCGTGGAGCCGTACCGGTCGCCGGTGAAAGAGGAGAAGTCCGTCGGGGGGCCGGCCCGGTCTATGTGA
- a CDS encoding helix-turn-helix domain-containing protein, translating into MGKFDFSVIRNLRKKKGITSDELARQAGLTRGTIAKIERRNSNPTIDTIEALSTVFQLTSSELIRLAEVAQCDEAVARPFHEDLFEGIHIVFPNFEIYRLRAVAGARKQSDPKQHENTSEVCLVLSGRVKVTVAGQSNELESGAALRFKALHEHEYFVVEDADILIIHHSII; encoded by the coding sequence ATGGGGAAGTTTGATTTCTCGGTGATTCGAAATCTTCGGAAAAAGAAAGGGATCACTTCCGACGAACTGGCCAGGCAGGCTGGGCTGACACGAGGGACGATCGCGAAGATCGAACGCCGAAACAGCAACCCGACGATAGACACAATTGAGGCACTCAGTACCGTTTTCCAACTCACCTCAAGCGAGTTGATCCGGCTTGCCGAGGTTGCCCAATGCGATGAAGCCGTTGCCAGGCCGTTTCATGAAGATTTGTTTGAGGGAATTCACATTGTGTTTCCGAATTTCGAAATCTATCGTTTGCGAGCCGTGGCAGGAGCCAGAAAACAATCCGATCCGAAACAACATGAAAACACCTCCGAGGTGTGCTTGGTCCTTTCAGGGAGAGTCAAGGTGACCGTAGCGGGACAATCAAACGAGTTGGAATCTGGTGCGGCGCTGAGATTCAAGGCACTTCATGAACATGAATATTTTGTTGTGGAAGATGCGGATATATTGATTATTCATCATTCGATTATATAA
- a CDS encoding sulfite exporter TauE/SafE family protein — translation MAAEGAAAVDPMTGEGSSVVWWMWPIILLGFCFILGIIAVLAGVGGGVLFVPLVSGFFPFHLDFVRGTGLLVALAGALAAGPGLLRRNLASLRLALPVALIASACSIVGAIMGLALPTNVVQLCLGGTIMFIAILLLTSKNVVRPHVEKQDAIGLALGMNGVYTEPSSGEEISWKTHRTLTGLLLFIIIGIMAGMFGLGAGWANVPVLNLLMGAPLKIAVGTSKFLLSITDTSAAWVYLNQGCVIPLMAIPSIIGLMLGSFVGVRLLAVAKPKFIRYMVIGVLLFSGGKALLKGLGI, via the coding sequence ATGGCCGCCGAGGGCGCTGCCGCCGTTGATCCCATGACCGGGGAAGGCAGCAGCGTGGTGTGGTGGATGTGGCCCATTATCTTGTTGGGATTCTGCTTTATCCTCGGGATCATAGCCGTTTTGGCCGGAGTGGGCGGCGGTGTGCTGTTCGTTCCCCTGGTCAGCGGGTTTTTCCCCTTCCACCTGGACTTCGTGCGCGGCACGGGCCTGCTCGTGGCCCTGGCCGGAGCCCTGGCCGCCGGCCCGGGTCTCTTGCGCCGCAACCTGGCCAGCCTGCGCCTGGCCCTGCCCGTGGCCCTTATCGCCTCGGCCTGTTCCATCGTGGGCGCCATCATGGGTCTGGCCCTGCCCACCAACGTCGTCCAGCTCTGCCTGGGCGGCACCATCATGTTCATCGCCATCCTGCTTCTGACCTCGAAGAATGTGGTCCGGCCCCATGTGGAGAAGCAGGACGCCATTGGCTTGGCCCTGGGCATGAACGGGGTCTACACGGAGCCATCCAGCGGCGAGGAGATCTCCTGGAAGACCCATCGCACCCTGACCGGACTTCTGCTTTTCATCATCATCGGGATCATGGCCGGCATGTTCGGCCTGGGCGCGGGCTGGGCCAACGTGCCGGTGCTCAACCTGCTCATGGGCGCGCCGCTTAAAATCGCCGTGGGCACCAGCAAGTTTCTGCTGTCCATCACCGACACCTCGGCGGCCTGGGTCTACCTGAACCAGGGCTGCGTCATCCCGCTTATGGCCATCCCGTCCATCATCGGGCTTATGCTCGGCTCCTTTGTGGGCGTACGCCTTCTGGCCGTGGCCAAGCCCAAGTTCATCCGCTACATGGTCATCGGCGTGCTGCTTTTTTCCGGCGGCAAGGCCCTGCTCAAGGGACTTGGCATCTAG
- a CDS encoding response regulator has translation MEKKDWNVLLVDDEHEFVTTLSERLSLRGISSRVVFDGEGALRAVTESPPHVVVLDVMLPGMKGFDVLRGIKAGYPNVKVILLTGHGTTKNGIEGMKLGAFDYMIKPLDIDVLIEKMAEAVGAKR, from the coding sequence ATGGAAAAAAAAGATTGGAACGTGCTTTTGGTGGACGACGAGCACGAGTTCGTGACCACCCTTTCGGAGCGCCTTTCGCTTCGGGGCATCTCCTCCCGGGTGGTTTTCGACGGCGAAGGCGCCTTGCGGGCCGTGACCGAATCCCCCCCCCATGTGGTGGTTTTGGACGTGATGCTGCCAGGCATGAAGGGGTTTGACGTCCTGCGCGGCATAAAGGCCGGGTACCCCAACGTCAAGGTGATCCTTTTGACCGGGCACGGCACCACCAAAAACGGCATCGAGGGCATGAAGCTTGGGGCCTTCGACTACATGATAAAGCCCCTGGATATCGACGTGCTCATCGAAAAGATGGCCGAGGCCGTGGGGGCCAAGAGGTGA
- a CDS encoding response regulator, which produces MKKIKLLLVDDEENFVNTLAERMKMRDVPSKVVFNGEQALEAVKTEAPDVMVLDLRMPGIDGMDVLRKVRKTHPNVQVIILTGHGTDLDEEEARKLGAFHYHKKPIDIDELLSTVKKAYREKIEDAMVAATFAQAGEFDEAQKIMDEDGK; this is translated from the coding sequence ATGAAAAAGATCAAGCTGCTTTTGGTGGACGACGAGGAAAACTTCGTCAACACCCTGGCCGAGCGCATGAAAATGCGCGATGTGCCCTCCAAGGTGGTGTTCAACGGCGAACAGGCCCTGGAGGCCGTAAAGACCGAAGCCCCCGACGTCATGGTCCTGGATCTGCGCATGCCCGGCATCGACGGCATGGACGTCCTGCGCAAGGTCCGCAAGACCCATCCCAATGTCCAGGTGATCATCCTTACCGGCCACGGCACCGACCTTGACGAGGAAGAGGCCAGAAAGCTCGGGGCGTTCCACTATCACAAAAAGCCCATCGACATCGACGAGCTGTTGAGCACGGTGAAAAAGGCCTATCGGGAAAAGATCGAGGACGCCATGGTGGCGGCCACCTTTGCCCAGGCCGGGGAATTCGACGAGGCCCAGAAGATCATGGACGAGGACGGAAAATAG
- a CDS encoding O-methyltransferase, translating into MLNKSYIEEDLLPSIGRSRNKYDNIPRADGMFLSWLVETTSRHRGLEIGSANGYSAICIGLGLERQGGSLITIEKNSAKAALCRLNLQKAGLGKMAECITGNALKVTPDLSGEFDFLFPDLSVDVLPYVQVALQKMSPGYIIALHNLKFARKYKKILNFVYENKLCVDKISTTGGYGFFIISNGDVDIHFACYNH; encoded by the coding sequence ATGTTAAACAAATCGTATATTGAGGAAGATTTACTTCCGTCGATAGGGCGTTCAAGAAACAAATACGACAATATACCCCGTGCCGATGGCATGTTTCTCTCATGGCTTGTTGAAACGACATCCCGTCATAGGGGATTGGAAATAGGATCTGCAAATGGATACTCGGCGATATGCATAGGACTTGGTTTGGAAAGACAAGGCGGCAGCTTGATAACCATAGAAAAAAATTCCGCAAAAGCTGCTTTATGTCGTCTTAATCTGCAGAAAGCAGGATTGGGAAAAATGGCAGAGTGCATTACAGGGAATGCCTTGAAAGTAACACCTGACCTTTCCGGTGAGTTCGATTTTTTGTTTCCTGATCTTTCAGTAGATGTCCTCCCTTATGTTCAAGTTGCTTTGCAAAAGATGTCTCCTGGGTATATAATTGCACTTCATAATTTAAAATTCGCTCGAAAATATAAAAAAATCCTGAATTTTGTATATGAAAACAAACTGTGTGTTGATAAAATTTCAACAACAGGCGGGTATGGTTTTTTTATTATTTCGAATGGGGATGTTGATATACATTTTGCTTGCTATAATCATTGA
- a CDS encoding sensor histidine kinase translates to MFRTIFRHSFKDLHGSEDILSPERYKSLRRKIVGLMAVVAVVPLLLMAAINYYEYRAALSREIQNPLRVLLSKTKNSFELFLAERTSTVSFIASAYPFEELSKEKSLKHIFNVMTHVFDGFVDLSLIDENGVQVSYAGPYALAGKNYAEQGWFSQVMVRGAYISDVFLGYRHFPHMVIAVRHMDEQGKNWVVRATIDTNRFDRLIAAMSLEPDSDAFLLNKEGILQTNSNLYGKVLERFPMAMPPQSFEAKLVETVDPQGRDIYLAYSYFPDSDFVLMAVKPRGSVLKTWYMVKGDLLFVFVLGVSAIFFVVYKMTDLLIRRMRGSEERRELAFREVEHAQKLSSIGRLAAGVAHEINNPLAAMNEKAGLMKDLLGLRPDFPDREKFIALADSILKSIRRCRDITHRMLGFARRMDVSFEELDINEVLSETLSFLDQEASHRGVVIEREMDESLPRIHSDRGQLQQVFLNILNNALAAVPDGGRIELKTFDDGKGCLAISFLDNGCGMSQDTLQHVFEPFFTTKKGTGTGLGLSITYGIVKKLGGDVAVSSKLGEGTLFTVYLPKSARKEAAS, encoded by the coding sequence ATGTTTAGGACCATCTTCCGCCATTCCTTCAAGGATCTCCACGGCAGTGAGGACATCCTGTCCCCGGAGCGGTACAAGAGCCTGCGGCGCAAGATCGTGGGACTGATGGCCGTGGTCGCCGTGGTGCCGCTTTTGCTCATGGCCGCCATCAACTACTATGAATACCGCGCCGCGCTCAGCCGGGAGATCCAGAATCCCCTGCGGGTTTTGCTTTCCAAGACCAAGAATTCCTTCGAGCTTTTTTTGGCCGAGCGCACCTCCACCGTCAGCTTCATCGCCTCGGCCTATCCCTTTGAGGAGCTTTCCAAGGAAAAGAGCCTGAAGCACATCTTCAATGTCATGACCCATGTCTTCGACGGCTTCGTGGACTTAAGCCTCATCGACGAAAACGGGGTCCAGGTGAGCTACGCCGGACCCTACGCCCTGGCTGGGAAAAACTATGCCGAGCAGGGCTGGTTCAGTCAGGTCATGGTCCGGGGGGCGTATATCAGCGACGTATTCCTGGGCTACCGGCATTTTCCGCACATGGTCATCGCCGTACGGCACATGGACGAGCAGGGAAAGAATTGGGTGGTCCGGGCCACCATCGACACCAACCGTTTCGACCGGCTCATCGCGGCCATGAGTCTGGAACCGGACAGCGACGCCTTTCTTCTGAACAAGGAGGGCATTCTCCAGACCAATTCCAATCTGTACGGCAAGGTTCTGGAACGCTTCCCCATGGCCATGCCTCCGCAAAGCTTCGAGGCCAAGCTCGTGGAGACCGTGGACCCCCAGGGCCGGGACATCTACCTAGCCTATTCCTATTTCCCGGATTCGGATTTCGTGCTCATGGCCGTCAAACCCCGGGGATCGGTGCTCAAGACCTGGTATATGGTCAAGGGCGATCTTTTGTTTGTGTTCGTTCTTGGCGTCTCGGCTATTTTCTTTGTGGTCTACAAGATGACCGACCTCTTGATCAGGCGCATGCGCGGCAGCGAGGAACGCCGGGAGCTGGCCTTCAGGGAGGTGGAGCACGCCCAGAAGCTGTCCTCCATCGGCCGGTTGGCCGCGGGCGTGGCCCACGAGATAAACAATCCCCTGGCGGCCATGAACGAAAAGGCCGGGCTCATGAAGGACCTTTTGGGACTTCGGCCTGATTTCCCGGACCGCGAGAAGTTCATCGCCCTGGCCGACTCCATCCTCAAAAGCATCCGCCGCTGCCGGGACATCACCCACCGCATGCTGGGATTCGCCAGGCGCATGGACGTGAGCTTCGAGGAATTGGACATCAACGAGGTGCTCTCCGAGACCTTGAGCTTTCTCGATCAGGAGGCTTCGCACCGGGGCGTGGTCATCGAGCGGGAGATGGACGAGTCCCTGCCACGCATCCATTCCGACCGGGGACAACTGCAGCAGGTCTTTTTGAACATCTTGAACAATGCCCTGGCCGCCGTTCCAGACGGCGGGAGGATCGAACTCAAGACCTTCGACGACGGAAAGGGGTGTCTGGCCATCAGCTTTCTGGACAACGGCTGCGGCATGTCCCAGGATACCCTGCAACACGTCTTCGAACCCTTCTTCACCACAAAAAAGGGAACGGGGACCGGTCTTGGATTGTCCATCACCTACGGCATCGTCAAAAAGCTTGGCGGCGATGTCGCGGTATCGAGCAAGCTCGGCGAGGGAACCCTTTTCACTGTGTATCTGCCGAAATCGGCCAGGAAGGAAGCGGCAAGCTGA
- a CDS encoding DUF1634 domain-containing protein, translating into MTSSKYDKTPKEQVLYATMLFYGCWGGLALMTVIYLIYVFGILDPQVPMATILELWSKPVHEYLTIGHVPVGWGWAGLLGKGDFLNFLGIALLAGLTLVCYIPLVLAYLKKKDMLFAVISAAEILVLAFAASGIVGGGGH; encoded by the coding sequence ATGACGTCCTCGAAATACGACAAGACCCCAAAGGAACAGGTCCTTTACGCCACCATGCTTTTTTACGGCTGCTGGGGCGGATTGGCCCTTATGACGGTGATTTACCTGATCTACGTTTTCGGCATCCTCGATCCCCAGGTGCCCATGGCCACCATCCTTGAACTGTGGTCCAAACCGGTGCACGAATACCTCACTATCGGCCATGTGCCGGTGGGTTGGGGCTGGGCCGGGCTTCTGGGCAAGGGCGACTTCCTCAACTTTCTGGGCATCGCCTTGCTGGCGGGTCTGACCCTGGTGTGCTATATTCCGCTTGTATTGGCTTATCTGAAGAAGAAGGACATGCTTTTCGCCGTGATCTCCGCAGCCGAGATCCTGGTGCTGGCCTTTGCGGCCTCGGGCATCGTGGGCGGCGGCGGGCATTAG
- a CDS encoding sigma-54 interaction domain-containing protein yields the protein MSRASTRTGNFLPATDDDVLNLVPEGPAFLFRSPAMRALCRVAAQVAGSDAPILVYGESGTGKELFSRLIHNLSNRREKPFVPVNCGVLRGELFADKFFGHEAGAYTGANRRQKGSFEAAEDGTLFLDEVGEIPQTNQVDFLRVLEQRTFKRLGGEKDLPFSARIVAATNRSLPEMVQTGLFRADLYYRLNVVPIALPPLRDRREDILPLAEHFLEYFRHRYHKHGLSPRPCARRALEEHQWPGNVRELKNLMERVVLLHPDGDDIMAKDLPLDMRCDPGSGAEQGEPECLSLEAAVREAETRAMRRALAAAGGSKTRAAELLEISPRTFRHKVSRHGLRF from the coding sequence ATGAGCAGGGCTTCCACCCGTACCGGCAATTTTTTGCCGGCGACCGACGATGATGTCTTGAATCTCGTCCCCGAGGGACCGGCATTTCTCTTCCGCTCCCCGGCCATGCGCGCCCTGTGCCGCGTGGCCGCGCAGGTGGCCGGATCCGACGCGCCTATCCTGGTCTACGGCGAGTCCGGCACGGGCAAGGAGTTGTTCTCCCGACTGATCCACAACCTGAGCAACCGCCGGGAAAAACCCTTTGTCCCGGTCAACTGCGGCGTGCTCCGGGGGGAACTTTTCGCGGACAAGTTCTTCGGTCATGAGGCCGGGGCCTATACCGGGGCCAACCGACGCCAGAAGGGAAGCTTCGAGGCGGCCGAGGACGGCACGCTTTTTCTGGACGAGGTGGGCGAGATACCCCAGACCAACCAGGTGGATTTCCTGCGCGTCCTCGAACAGCGCACCTTCAAACGCCTGGGGGGGGAGAAGGACCTGCCCTTTTCGGCCCGCATCGTGGCCGCCACCAACCGCAGCCTGCCCGAAATGGTCCAGACGGGCCTTTTTCGGGCCGATCTCTACTACCGATTAAACGTCGTGCCCATCGCCCTGCCACCGCTCCGGGATCGCCGCGAGGACATCCTGCCCCTGGCCGAACACTTCCTGGAATATTTCCGCCATAGATACCACAAACACGGCCTCAGTCCACGTCCCTGCGCCCGCCGAGCCCTGGAGGAGCACCAGTGGCCGGGCAACGTGCGGGAACTCAAAAACCTCATGGAGCGGGTGGTGCTCCTGCATCCCGACGGGGACGACATCATGGCCAAGGACCTGCCCCTTGATATGCGGTGTGACCCGGGAAGCGGCGCGGAGCAAGGGGAACCGGAGTGTCTAAGCCTGGAGGCGGCCGTACGGGAGGCGGAGACGCGGGCCATGCGGCGGGCGCTGGCCGCGGCCGGGGGAAGCAAGACCCGGGCCGCGGAGTTGTTGGAAATCAGTCCGCGCACCTTCCGGCACAAGGTGTCGCGCCACGGGCTTCGGTTCTAG
- a CDS encoding sigma 54-interacting transcriptional regulator, which translates to MRTRTKARTLAPDLARLAEVLDGLPLGVAALDLDGRILFMNKSLEALTGFSSHEAAGVPGRHVVRCGLHVSAARAAGTGGESLPSDGPPKGVESDIIDRRRHRLPVRVTPVAVKDGEGRVALYLEAYEDLTPLRDMEQRLGDASGTGQLVSRGEAMERVKRVLPAIAQSEASVLVTGETGTGKDLAAQVIHKASPRSRGPFVRVNLGPMSEHLLEAELYGRVAEGGESLPGCFQRANGGTLYLSEIADLPVAHQAGLVRVLDDQTVMPTGSDKSLRISVRIIAATHKDPEELVRAGALREDLFHRLSAVRVHLPPLRERGEDVEFLLAHFLTRFASRFKKDIKGFSPRAMRLLCAHSYPGNVRELRNIVEYAAMICQKDMILPAHLPAHILAATDTAWTVSEHRPGVRADGRTKKRP; encoded by the coding sequence GTGCGCACCAGGACAAAAGCCCGCACCCTCGCGCCGGACCTCGCCCGACTGGCGGAGGTTCTTGACGGCCTGCCCCTGGGCGTGGCCGCCCTGGATCTCGACGGCCGCATCCTGTTCATGAACAAGTCCCTTGAGGCCCTCACCGGGTTTTCCAGCCACGAGGCGGCTGGGGTTCCGGGCCGCCACGTGGTGCGTTGCGGACTGCACGTGTCGGCGGCCCGCGCGGCGGGAACTGGGGGCGAATCCCTGCCCTCGGACGGGCCGCCAAAGGGCGTGGAGTCCGACATCATCGACCGTCGCCGGCACAGGCTTCCGGTGCGCGTCACCCCGGTCGCGGTCAAGGATGGGGAGGGCCGGGTGGCCCTGTATCTCGAGGCCTACGAGGACCTAACCCCCCTTCGGGACATGGAACAGCGGCTCGGCGACGCATCGGGGACCGGCCAACTGGTCAGCCGGGGCGAGGCCATGGAGCGGGTCAAAAGGGTGCTTCCGGCTATCGCCCAGTCCGAGGCGTCCGTTTTGGTCACCGGCGAAACCGGAACCGGCAAGGACTTGGCGGCCCAGGTCATCCACAAGGCCTCGCCGCGTTCGCGCGGTCCCTTCGTACGGGTCAACCTGGGGCCCATGTCCGAACATCTCCTGGAGGCCGAACTCTACGGCCGGGTGGCCGAGGGCGGCGAGTCCCTGCCCGGCTGTTTTCAGCGGGCCAACGGGGGCACCCTCTACCTCTCGGAGATCGCCGACCTGCCCGTGGCCCACCAGGCCGGGCTGGTGCGCGTCCTCGACGACCAGACCGTGATGCCGACCGGTTCGGATAAAAGCCTGCGCATAAGCGTCCGGATCATCGCGGCTACCCACAAAGACCCGGAGGAACTGGTGCGCGCGGGGGCGTTGCGCGAGGACCTGTTCCATCGCCTCAGCGCCGTGCGGGTGCATCTGCCCCCGCTTCGGGAGCGGGGGGAGGACGTGGAGTTCCTTTTGGCCCACTTCCTGACCCGGTTCGCCTCGCGGTTCAAAAAGGACATCAAGGGCTTTTCCCCCCGGGCCATGCGGCTTCTGTGCGCCCATTCCTATCCCGGCAACGTGCGTGAGTTGCGAAATATCGTGGAATACGCGGCCATGATCTGCCAAAAGGACATGATCCTGCCGGCGCATCTGCCGGCGCATATCCTGGCCGCCACGGATACGGCCTGGACCGTCTCGGAACACCGGCCCGGCGTCCGCGCGGATGGCCGGACAAAAAAACGTCCCTGA
- a CDS encoding NifB/NifX family molybdenum-iron cluster-binding protein, protein MRTKKILIPMYRDEVAPRFDLAGEALIVTVSEDGTPGERQSLVLPHASADDLCDLVLSREIDTVICGGIEEEYYHYLRWKRVDVLDAVAGTVRAALARFLAGRLKSGDMLFGDRDSHV, encoded by the coding sequence ATGCGCACAAAAAAAATCCTGATTCCCATGTATAGGGACGAGGTGGCCCCCAGGTTCGATCTGGCGGGCGAGGCGCTGATCGTGACCGTGTCCGAGGACGGGACGCCCGGGGAGCGACAAAGCCTGGTTCTGCCCCATGCCTCGGCCGACGACTTGTGCGATCTGGTGCTCTCCCGGGAGATCGACACGGTCATTTGCGGGGGCATCGAAGAGGAGTACTACCACTACCTGCGCTGGAAGCGGGTGGACGTCCTGGACGCCGTGGCCGGCACAGTGCGGGCCGCCCTGGCCAGGTTTCTGGCTGGAAGACTCAAATCCGGGGACATGCTCTTCGGCGATCGGGACAGCCATGTTTAG